Part of the Scrofimicrobium sp. R131 genome is shown below.
AGCACAATCACGCCGCCAATGACGGACAGCGACATGCCGATCCCAATGTCGGGCACGTGGAAGCCCTCTCCGCCGTTCAGGAACGGCAGATTGTTCTCGTGCATCGCGTGCAGAATCAGCTTGACGCCAATGAAACCCAAAATGATCGCCAGCCCGTAGTGCAGGTAGACCAGGCGCGACAGCAACCCGTCGATCAGGAAGTAGAGCTGGCGCAAGCCGAGCAGGGCCATCGCGTTGGCGGCGAACACGATGTAGGGCTCCTGCGTGAGACCGAAGATGGCGGGAATCGAGTCGAAGGCAAACATCAGGTCGGCCGTCCCGAGCGCCAGGACGCAGAGCAGCAGCGGGGTCAGGTAGGTCTTGCCGTGCTGGCGAGCCAGGAACCGCTGGCCGACAAAACCGTCGGTCACCGGGAACATCTTCCGGACAAAGATGGTGAACCGGTTCTCCCGGTACTCCCCGTCATCGCTTTCGCCCTCAACTCCCTGGCGAGCCTGCATGATGGCCGTCCAAATCAGCCAAGCCCCGAACAGGTAGAAGATGGCCGAGAACCGTTCAATAATGGCGGCACCCACCAGAATGAAGACCAGGCGCAGGACCAACGCGATGATGATGCCGGACAGCAGTGCCTTCTGCTGGTACTCCCGCGGAACGCGGAAGGACTGCATGATCAGCACGAAGACGAAGAGGTTGTCGACTGAGAGGGCTTTCTCAGTCAGGTAGCCGGCGAAGTACTCGCCCGCGTAAACCGAGCCGAACTCCCACCAGGTCAGCACGCCGAAGAGGATCGCCAGGCCGATGTATCCCACCGACCACCAGGCGGCTTCCTTCATGGTGGGAGCGTGGGGAGTCCGGACGTGCCCGACAATGTCAAAGGTGATGAGGACGAGAACGATCGCGCCCAAGATGAGCCATGACCAAACGCTGACTTCCATCCGATTCCATTCCGTTCGTAGGGTTGACCAACCAGTTGAGGTCTTATCCCACCTGGAACGGAACCAGGTGTTGATGCCGAGCCGGTTGTTCCCGAGCCGTGTTGACGACATCAACTTAGCGAGATTACTCCCCCCGGGGACAGTCTAGGGGGTGACGGAGGGCCTAACAACCGGGAACCGGCGAATGCGGACTATCCCACCCGACTAATTGGCCGCCCGCATGGCGCGCAACTCCTTCTTTAGATCGTTGATCTCGTCGCGCAATCGAGCCGCCACTTCGAACTGCAAATCGTCGGCGGCCGCGTGCATCTGGGCGGATAGTTGCTCGATGAGCCCAGCCAGGTCCCCTTCCGCCTGGGCGCTCAACTGGGTCCGGATGCTCGGAGCGCCGGCCGCGGGCTCCGACAGCTCGTTCCCAGCCCGGTATCCCCCGGCCAACAGCTCCTGGGTGTCGATATCCTCACGCGCCAACATGTCCGTCACGTCGGCGATCTTCTTTCGCAGGGGCTGCGGATCGATCCCGCGCTCTTCGTTGTAGGCGATCTGGCGGGCGCGGCGGCGCTCAGTCTCGTCAATGGCCTCCCGCATCGAGTCGGTAATTTGGTCGGCGTACATGTGCACTTCCCCGGAGACGTTCCGGGCGGCCCGG
Proteins encoded:
- a CDS encoding TerC family protein, with the protein product MEVSVWSWLILGAIVLVLITFDIVGHVRTPHAPTMKEAAWWSVGYIGLAILFGVLTWWEFGSVYAGEYFAGYLTEKALSVDNLFVFVLIMQSFRVPREYQQKALLSGIIIALVLRLVFILVGAAIIERFSAIFYLFGAWLIWTAIMQARQGVEGESDDGEYRENRFTIFVRKMFPVTDGFVGQRFLARQHGKTYLTPLLLCVLALGTADLMFAFDSIPAIFGLTQEPYIVFAANAMALLGLRQLYFLIDGLLSRLVYLHYGLAIILGFIGVKLILHAMHENNLPFLNGGEGFHVPDIGIGMSLSVIGGVIVLTVVASLIKSRMDRARPPQVEQ